The following are encoded together in the Eulemur rufifrons isolate Redbay chromosome 28, OSU_ERuf_1, whole genome shotgun sequence genome:
- the WASHC2A gene encoding WASH complex subunit 2A isoform X14: MMKRKRIIFLGLRLLRHRHHLCKLRVKRKQNPLSSPKRKHLPCSAVMRSQKKTQRVSLLFEDDADSGGSLFGSPPTSVPPATTEKETVPVVPPLLFGDEEEKEALFGVKPVDKKVESAKESPEFGKTDVAEESEKEGLLTESAQKPVKHSDVFSSASPLDKGTKGRTKTVLSLFDEEEDKTEDQNSIPAPQKEVGKGPHSDARPKSTGVFLDEELLFSHKLQKDNDPDVDLFAGTKKTKLLEPSVGSLFGDDEDDDLFSSAKSQPLVPEKKRVVKKDHSVSSSKNQKHSESTQGSKEQSIWKPETAQDSSGLAPFKTKEPSTRIGKIQANLAINPAALLPTGAPQICEAKRVSPELVSPSSEPARSRGLESVPTVPGSGEAGVSFDLPAQADTLHSANKSRVKMRGKRRPQTRAARRLAAQESSEAEDVSVPRGPAAQLADGAIAPNGCHPQPRAASGEDSSAEAEAAAALPWEGRPVHGVDRSPFAKSLGHPRGEADLFGSGDIFSKGTGSHSTEKTKAKAKAAETPASLPGGGKEKSTMFPALGEAGSDDDLFQSVKPRPAKKINPFPLLEDEDDLFTSQKGKKKESKSNSQQDVVSKTQDIFEDDIFATEAIKPSQKTREKERTLESNLFDDNIDIFADLTVKPKEKSKKKVEAKSIFDDDMDDIFSSGIQAKTTKPKNRSTQAAPESRSEHKVSSIFDDPLNAFGGQ; this comes from the exons atgatgaagaggaagag GATAATCTTTTTGGGACTACGACTGCTAAGACACAGACATCATCTCTGCAAACTCAGagtcaaaagaaagcaaaaccctCTGAGctctccaaaaagaaaacatctgCCTTGTTCAGCAGTGATGAGGAG CCAAAAGAAGACCCAGAGAGTGTCACTCCTCTTTGAAGACGACGCCGACAGTGGAGGCTCTCTGTTTGGCTCTCCACCCACATCTGTTCCTCCTGCAACAACG GAAAAAGAAACTGTCCCTGTGGTACCGCCTTTGCTGTTCGGCgatgaagaagagaaggaagcacTGTTTGGAGTGAAGCCTGTGGATAAGAAGGTTGAAAGTGCCAAAGAATCACCAGAATTTGGGAAAACTGATGTGGCCGAGGAGTCAGAAaag gaagGACTTTTGACTGAATCTGCACAGAAACCAGTCAAGCATTCTGATGTATTTTCTTCAGCATCCCCATTGGACAAAGGAACCAAGGGTAGAACCAAAACTGTTCTTAGTTTGTTTGATGAGGAAGAGGATAAAACGGAAGATCAGAACAGCATTCCAGCTCCACAGAAAGAAGTGGGAAAG GGCCCCCATTCTGATGCCCGCCCCAAGAGCACAGGTGTCTTCCTGGATGAAGAACTCCTTTTCAGCCACAAACTCCAGAAGGACAATGACCCAGATGTTGACCTTTTTGCTGGCACCAAAAAAACCAAG TTGTTAGAGCCAAGTGTTGGGAGCCTCTTTGgggatgatgaagatgatgatctTTTCAGTTCTGCCAAGTCCCAGCCTTTG gttccagaaaaaaagagagtagTGAAAAAAGACCACTCTGTTTCCTCTTCCAAAAACCAGAAACATTCCGAATCCACTCAAGGTAGCAAAGAACAAAGCATCTGGAAGCCGGAAACAGCCCAG GACTCGTCAGGTCTCGCTCCATTTAAAACCAAAGAACCATCCACTCGGATCGGGAAAATACAA GCAAATTTAGCTATCAACCCAGCGGCCTTGCTGCCTACAGGGGCTCCCCAGATCTGTGAAGCAAAGCGTGTTTCTCCAGAATTGGTTTCTCCTTCATCTGAACCTGCAAGGAGCCGTGGTCTGGAAAGTGTGCCCACCGTtcctgggagtggggaggccGGCGTGAGTTTCGATCTTCCAGCTCAGGCAGACACCTTACACAGTGCAAACAAG AGCCGTGTCAAAATGAGAGGGAAGCGCAGGCCGCAGACCCGAGCAGCTAGGCGTCTGGCTGCCCAGGAGTCCAGTGAGGCCGAGGATGTGAGTGTCCCCAGAGGACCCGCTGCCCAGTTGGCAGACGGCGCCATTGCACCAAATGGTTGCCACCCACAGCCCAGAGCCGCCAGTGGAGAAGACAGCTCTGCGGAGGCCGAGGCAGCTGCTGCTCTACCTTGGGAAGGCCGTCCTGTGCATGGAGTGGACAGAAGCCCCTTTGCAAAGTCTCTGGGTCATCCCAGAGGTGAGGCTGATCTTTTTGGTTCTGGGGACATCTTTTCCAAGGGCACTGGCTCTCATTCCACGGAGAAAACAAAGGCCAAGGCAAAAGCAGCAGAGACCCCAGCCAGCCTGCCAGGGGGAGGTAAAGAAAAGAGCACCATGTTCCCTGCTCTCGGTGAGGCAGGCAGTGATGATGATCTCTTTCAGTCTGTTAAACCAAGaccagcaaagaaaataaatccctTTCCTCTCCTGGAAGATGAGGACGATCTCTTTACAAGTCagaaaggcaagaagaaagaGTCCAAATCCAACAGTCAGCAGGATGTCGTATCAAAAACACAAGATATTTTTGAG GATGATATATTTGCTACAGAAGCAATTAAACCCTCtcaaaaaacaagagagaaggagagaacatTGGAATCCAACTTATTTGATGATAACATTGATATCTTTGCTGACCTAACtgtaaaaccaaaagaaaagtcCAAAAAGAAAGTGGAAGCTAAGTCTATATTTGATGATGATATGG atgatatCTTCTCCTCTGGTATCCAAGCTAAGacaaccaaaccaaaaaaccGATCTACACAAGCAGCACCTGAATCAAGATCTGAACACAAGGTGTCCAGCATATTTGATGATCCCCTGAATGCCTTTGGAGGCCAGTAG